The Streptomyces kanamyceticus DNA segment TGCAACCCGGGTGTGTCCTCGGTGAGTTCGGCCCGGGCGACATGGGGCAGCCGCCGGGGCCATGCGTCCGCCCGGTCGAGGAAGTCGTACACGTCCTTGGCCGCGCCCGCCACCCGTACCGTGTCCGAGAACGTCAGCAGCAGATCGGCCCGCCGCTCGCGCTGCTCCGCCGCGTCGCGCAGGGCCGCCAGCTCCTTGCCGCTGTTGCGGTCCACCGCCTGCCGGATCCACTCCGTGGCCGCGGGATCGTCGTCCACCGCGCGGAAGTCGTGCAGCAGGCGCACCAGGGTCCCGCCCGCGGGCAGCGGCTCGATCACCCACTCGCCGCCCATCGCGGCCACCGGCGGCTGGGAGACCTCCTGACGGAAGCGCACCCGCAGACCATCGAGGTCCAGTTCACGGCGCGACGTCCAGCCCTTCGCCGTGCCGTTGGCGGTCGCCCAGAGACGGATCCGCTCGGTGTTCCCGCTCCGTTCGAGCTGCTCCGCGTGCACCGTGGGCGGGAAGGTCACGGGCCACCGGCCCACGTTCTCGATCAGCTCGAACACCACGTCGGCGGCGGCCGCCACCGTGATCGTGTGCTCGGTCTCGTGCGTCACCGGCTGTGTCATGTCATGGTCTCCGTCTCCCTCGGTCCGCACGGGGTAATCGCCGAGCGCAGTAACCGTCCAGCTCAGTAATTGCCGAGCCCGCCACAGACGTTGAGCGCCTGCGCGGTGATCGACGCCGCCGTGTCCGTGACCAGATAGCCGACCAGGCCCGCCACCTCCCGCGGTGTGGAGTACCGCCCCAGCGGGATCTTCGCCTCGAACTTGTTCAGGACCTCGTCCTCGGACGTCTCCCAGAACGCCGCGTACCCCTGCCGCACGCGCTGAGCCATCGGCGTCTCGACGTAGCCGGGACAGACGGCGTTCACCGTCACGCCCGACTTGGCGAGCTCGAGCCCCAGCGCCTTGGTGAAGCCGACGACCCCGTGCTTGGAGGCGGAGTAGGGCGCCCCGAACATCACGCCCTGCTTGCCGCCGGTGGAGGCGATGTTGATGATCCGCCCGTCGGCGCGCTCCAGCATGCCGCCCTCGGTGAGTACCGCCCGCGTCATCCGGAAGACACCGTCGAGATTGGTCTCCATCACCTCGCGCCACAGCTCGTCCGTGATCTCGGCGGTGGTGCCGCCGCCGCTGCGGCCCGCGTTGTTCACCAGGACGCCCAGCGGCCCGTACCGCTCCACCGCGGCCTTCACGAAGGCGTCGATCTCCTCCGT contains these protein-coding regions:
- the fabG gene encoding 3-oxoacyl-ACP reductase FabG; the protein is MTNQDLGVAVVTGATSGIGEAVATLLAERGHQVFLCARDKDNVEATVRRLREEGYDVDGRTCDVRSTEEIDAFVKAAVERYGPLGVLVNNAGRSGGGTTAEITDELWREVMETNLDGVFRMTRAVLTEGGMLERADGRIINIASTGGKQGVMFGAPYSASKHGVVGFTKALGLELAKSGVTVNAVCPGYVETPMAQRVRQGYAAFWETSEDEVLNKFEAKIPLGRYSTPREVAGLVGYLVTDTAASITAQALNVCGGLGNY
- a CDS encoding aromatase/cyclase, with product MTQPVTHETEHTITVAAAADVVFELIENVGRWPVTFPPTVHAEQLERSGNTERIRLWATANGTAKGWTSRRELDLDGLRVRFRQEVSQPPVAAMGGEWVIEPLPAGGTLVRLLHDFRAVDDDPAATEWIRQAVDRNSGKELAALRDAAEQRERRADLLLTFSDTVRVAGAAKDVYDFLDRADAWPRRLPHVARAELTEDTPGLQTLEMDTRTADGSTHTTESVRVCFPYDRIVYKQLRTPALMSAHTGEWTVREDGTDTVVTSTHTVVVNPGAIAGVLGADAGVAEARAFVRDALGRNSTVTMLHAKEHAEGVARG